A genomic segment from Polyangium mundeleinium encodes:
- a CDS encoding radical SAM/SPASM domain-containing protein, with the protein MRARVEPFGAWVRLDDGTLVAIDRGAAERLGLAGGAVWQDAETTRRARPLEAHVAVTSRCGAGCKGCYLDARPDGESPPFEVITARLSALATAGVFTVAFGGGEPLARPDLGELGHAARCLGLVPVLTTSGIGMTSERAQELSSFAQVNVSYDGEGAAYGEVRGWEGARVAERAMRLLAEAGVPFGINVVLTRKTFDTLPETARRAASLGARELQLLRYKPAGRAADVSYLATRLSPAQVDALGPTLEALFAATNLAIRVDCSLVPLLSGHVRDAAALARFGVLGCEAGRYLAAVRIDGALAPCSFAPAADARAEDAWQGRARAAWTTDMTLEAWRAPHDAEPCRSCAIRSVCRGGCRVVATHLDGALGPDPECPRVRAHHARAQSAEERTRAGDA; encoded by the coding sequence ATGCGGGCGCGCGTTGAACCGTTCGGCGCGTGGGTGCGGCTCGACGACGGCACGCTCGTGGCGATCGATCGCGGCGCGGCCGAGCGGCTCGGGCTCGCGGGCGGCGCGGTCTGGCAAGACGCGGAGACGACGCGCCGAGCGAGGCCCCTCGAAGCGCACGTGGCGGTCACGTCGCGATGCGGGGCCGGATGCAAGGGGTGTTACCTCGACGCGCGACCCGACGGCGAGAGCCCGCCGTTCGAGGTGATCACGGCGCGGCTCTCGGCGCTCGCGACGGCGGGCGTGTTCACGGTGGCGTTCGGGGGCGGCGAGCCGCTCGCGAGGCCCGATCTCGGCGAGCTCGGCCACGCCGCGCGGTGCCTCGGGCTCGTCCCCGTGCTCACCACGAGCGGCATCGGCATGACGAGCGAGCGGGCGCAGGAGCTTTCGAGCTTCGCGCAGGTGAACGTGAGCTACGACGGCGAGGGCGCGGCGTACGGCGAGGTGCGCGGCTGGGAAGGCGCGCGGGTCGCGGAGCGGGCGATGCGGCTGCTCGCGGAGGCAGGCGTGCCGTTCGGGATCAACGTGGTGCTCACGCGCAAGACGTTCGACACGCTCCCCGAGACGGCACGGCGGGCGGCGTCGCTCGGCGCGCGCGAGCTTCAACTGCTGCGGTACAAACCCGCTGGACGCGCGGCAGACGTCTCGTACCTGGCGACGCGGCTCTCGCCGGCGCAGGTCGACGCGCTCGGGCCCACGCTCGAAGCGCTCTTCGCCGCGACGAACCTTGCGATCCGTGTCGACTGCTCGCTCGTGCCGCTGCTCTCGGGCCACGTGCGGGACGCGGCGGCGCTCGCGCGGTTCGGCGTGCTCGGCTGCGAGGCGGGGCGTTACCTCGCTGCCGTGCGGATCGACGGAGCGCTCGCGCCGTGCAGCTTCGCGCCGGCCGCAGACGCACGGGCCGAGGACGCGTGGCAAGGCCGCGCGCGCGCGGCGTGGACAACGGACATGACGCTCGAAGCCTGGCGCGCGCCGCACGACGCCGAGCCTTGCCGGTCCTGCGCGATCCGCTCGGTGTGCCGGGGCGGATGCCGTGTCGTCGCGACACACCTCGACGGCGCGCTCGGCCCGGATCCAGAGTGCCCGCGTGTCCGCGCCCATCACGCGCGAGCGCAAAGCGCAGAGGAGCGCACGCGTGCCGGCGACGCGTAG
- a CDS encoding RMD1 family protein codes for MSRIYPVEAYSYASRFNLREVEAWLPPDRGMRSTKTQLIVSLDGDRLAYLFDFGAIVFVNVPDAEREGIVDTFNSKLQQEPHPPLRESFLIEVRPGSAVEVRFDRVVVPDVDSTTLDVIATVVAQSVAIDYYDEDVQAILDRVGAVAGEVGRQGRPLGRTRDFVRFVGTAMASQVEIITAISLLDKPELTWENEAADRLHDKLRNNLEIQERHKALEIKLSTIRETLGTLIEFSQTRRMLFLEGSIVVLIVFEILLSLMKLN; via the coding sequence ATGTCCCGCATCTATCCGGTCGAAGCCTACTCGTACGCGTCGCGCTTCAACCTGCGTGAGGTCGAGGCCTGGTTGCCGCCCGATCGCGGCATGCGCTCGACGAAGACGCAGCTCATCGTGTCGCTCGACGGCGACCGGCTCGCCTACCTCTTCGACTTCGGGGCGATCGTGTTCGTGAACGTCCCCGACGCCGAGCGCGAGGGCATCGTCGACACCTTCAACAGCAAGCTCCAGCAAGAGCCCCATCCGCCGCTGCGCGAGAGCTTCCTCATCGAGGTGCGTCCCGGCTCCGCCGTCGAGGTTCGCTTCGATCGGGTCGTCGTGCCGGACGTCGATTCGACCACGCTCGACGTCATCGCCACGGTGGTCGCGCAGTCGGTGGCGATCGACTACTACGACGAGGACGTGCAGGCGATCCTGGATCGCGTGGGCGCGGTGGCCGGCGAGGTGGGGCGGCAAGGGCGGCCGCTCGGCAGGACGCGTGACTTCGTGCGGTTCGTGGGCACCGCGATGGCTTCGCAGGTCGAGATCATCACGGCGATCTCGCTTCTCGACAAACCCGAGCTCACCTGGGAGAACGAGGCCGCCGATCGTCTTCACGACAAGCTGCGGAACAACCTCGAGATCCAGGAGCGGCACAAGGCGCTGGAGATCAAGCTGTCGACGATCCGCGAGACGCTCGGGACGCTGATCGAGTTCAGCCAGACGCGTCGCATGCTCTTCCTCGAAGGCTCGATCGTCGTGCTCATCGTGTTCGAGATCCTGCTCAGCTTGATGAAGCTGAACTGA
- the dapA gene encoding 4-hydroxy-tetrahydrodipicolinate synthase: MQTLTFSGTFTALVTPFTADGDAVDLAALDALVEAQIAGGVSGLVPCGTTGESPTLSDEEQVLVIKRVVEVAKGRVPVVAGTGSFSTKKTISASKAALAAGADAVMVVMPYYNKPSQDGMREHVLSIARAVPCPIVLYNIPGRCVVDLSAETTAQICERAPNVVALKDATGNVLRCQELKRKLGDRLTVLSGDDVLTLAFGAVGASGVISVTSNVRPREVSEVTRALLANDFVRAQACHFALVELHTTMFLEPNPAPAKAALAAIGRMTPAVRQPLLPASDATQRKVAEALAQLDANFPKATS, from the coding sequence ATGCAAACCCTCACGTTCTCAGGCACGTTTACTGCGCTCGTCACGCCGTTCACTGCGGATGGCGACGCTGTCGATCTCGCCGCGCTCGACGCGCTCGTCGAGGCGCAGATCGCGGGGGGTGTCTCGGGCCTCGTGCCTTGTGGCACCACGGGCGAATCGCCGACGCTCTCGGACGAAGAGCAGGTCCTCGTGATCAAGCGTGTCGTCGAGGTCGCGAAGGGACGCGTGCCCGTCGTGGCCGGGACGGGATCGTTCTCCACGAAGAAGACGATCAGCGCGTCGAAGGCGGCGCTCGCGGCGGGCGCCGACGCCGTGATGGTCGTGATGCCGTACTACAACAAGCCCTCGCAGGACGGCATGCGCGAGCACGTCCTCTCGATCGCGCGCGCGGTCCCCTGCCCCATCGTGCTCTACAACATCCCGGGCCGCTGCGTGGTGGACCTCTCGGCGGAGACGACGGCGCAGATCTGCGAGCGCGCGCCGAACGTGGTCGCGCTGAAGGACGCGACGGGCAACGTGCTCCGCTGCCAGGAGCTCAAGCGCAAGCTCGGCGACAGGCTCACGGTGCTCTCGGGCGACGACGTACTCACGCTGGCGTTCGGCGCCGTGGGCGCGAGCGGGGTCATCAGCGTCACGTCGAACGTGCGGCCGCGCGAGGTCAGCGAGGTGACGCGCGCGCTCCTGGCGAACGATTTCGTGCGGGCGCAGGCCTGCCATTTCGCGCTCGTCGAGCTGCACACCACGATGTTCCTCGAGCCGAACCCGGCGCCTGCGAAGGCGGCGCTCGCGGCGATAGGCCGCATGACGCCCGCGGTGCGGCAGCCGCTCCTGCCGGCGAGCGACGCCACGCAGCGCAAGGTGGCCGAGGCGCTCGCGCAGCTCGACGCGAACTTCCCGAAGGCCACGTCGTGA
- the dapB gene encoding 4-hydroxy-tetrahydrodipicolinate reductase, with the protein MGQSIVRLAAQEGFSIVGALASPQSRHLGLDVGDVAGAGNLGVAISDDVASALLGADVVIDFSRPEALSRVLAVARRQNVAVVSGTTRLDADTEKKLDEVAATIPVLWAPNTSLGVQVLAEIVAEAVRRLGPGFDVEIVETHHKAKVDSPSGTATRLADAVRDARKGLHTVTGREGNVGPRAADEIGVFAMRGGDVIGDHTVHLLGPGERLELTHRATNRDLFARGALRAARYLFGKPAGRYSMADVLG; encoded by the coding sequence ATGGGGCAAAGCATCGTACGCCTCGCGGCGCAGGAGGGTTTTTCCATTGTCGGGGCCCTTGCCTCGCCGCAATCGCGCCACCTCGGGCTCGACGTGGGCGACGTGGCCGGCGCGGGCAACCTCGGCGTGGCGATCAGCGACGACGTGGCGTCGGCGCTCCTCGGGGCGGACGTGGTGATCGACTTTTCACGCCCCGAGGCGCTCTCGCGTGTGCTCGCGGTGGCGCGGCGGCAGAACGTCGCGGTCGTGAGCGGAACGACGCGGCTCGACGCGGACACCGAAAAAAAGCTCGACGAGGTGGCCGCGACGATCCCGGTGCTCTGGGCCCCGAACACGAGCCTCGGCGTGCAGGTGCTCGCCGAGATCGTGGCCGAAGCGGTGCGCCGGCTCGGCCCTGGGTTCGACGTGGAGATCGTCGAGACGCACCACAAGGCGAAGGTGGATTCGCCGAGCGGGACGGCGACGCGGCTCGCGGACGCGGTGCGCGACGCCCGAAAAGGATTGCATACGGTGACGGGGCGCGAGGGCAACGTGGGGCCCCGCGCCGCGGATGAAATCGGCGTCTTCGCGATGCGGGGCGGCGACGTGATCGGCGATCACACGGTGCACCTCCTCGGCCCGGGTGAGCGCCTCGAATTGACGCACCGGGCGACGAACCGGGACCTGTTTGCCCGCGGGGCCTTGCGCGCGGCGCGGTATCTGTTCGGAAAACCGGCCGGGCGATATTCGATGGCCGACGTGCTCGGGTAA
- a CDS encoding ankyrin repeat domain-containing protein has product MTITPAGSAQALAAALRHDDPSALGALLDNLPADGPALVPMVVLAKAHRSLDLLLARGFSPNETRVDRLAGLHLVDDAKMVRTLVAAGGDVNLASPSGTPLHLAAANAGPPVLKALLDAGADPNATHEGPVTNFTPLEIACELGRTLAVKALLARPPAPATCFFLTAGFVTRKGKKPLAVLDLLLSAFGADLEPVVGYDFLLHIASKAGSLEGVELLIKHGAAVDRPDREGRTAAFLAIHAAFGGLAPRPEHVEVFRRLAAAGANLDQRCGQVTPRELARQHRVALS; this is encoded by the coding sequence ATGACGATCACGCCCGCCGGCTCCGCCCAGGCCCTCGCCGCCGCCCTTCGTCATGATGATCCGAGCGCCCTCGGCGCGCTCCTCGACAACCTCCCCGCGGACGGCCCGGCGCTCGTGCCGATGGTGGTGTTGGCGAAAGCCCACCGGTCGCTCGACCTGCTCCTCGCGCGGGGCTTTTCGCCGAATGAAACCCGCGTCGATCGTTTGGCGGGGCTCCACCTCGTGGACGACGCGAAGATGGTCCGGACGCTCGTGGCCGCGGGCGGAGACGTGAACCTCGCGTCACCGAGCGGCACGCCGCTCCACCTCGCCGCGGCGAATGCGGGGCCGCCCGTCCTCAAAGCGCTGCTCGACGCCGGGGCCGACCCCAACGCCACCCACGAAGGCCCCGTGACGAACTTCACCCCGCTCGAAATCGCCTGCGAGCTCGGCCGCACCCTGGCCGTGAAGGCGCTGCTCGCCCGGCCGCCCGCGCCCGCCACCTGCTTTTTCCTGACGGCCGGATTCGTCACGCGAAAAGGGAAAAAGCCCCTCGCCGTCCTCGATCTGCTCCTCTCCGCATTCGGCGCCGACCTGGAGCCGGTCGTCGGCTACGATTTCCTGCTGCACATCGCCTCGAAGGCGGGGAGCCTCGAAGGGGTCGAGCTTTTGATCAAACATGGCGCGGCGGTCGATCGCCCGGATCGTGAGGGGCGGACGGCGGCGTTCCTCGCAATTCATGCGGCATTCGGTGGACTCGCCCCGCGGCCCGAGCACGTCGAGGTCTTCCGGCGCCTCGCAGCCGCGGGCGCGAACCTCGACCAGCGCTGCGGCCAAGTAACCCCGCGCGAGCTCGCTCGGCAGCACCGCGTCGCGCTTTCGTGA